A single region of the Kwoniella botswanensis chromosome 1, complete sequence genome encodes:
- a CDS encoding tryptophan synthase, beta subunit, protein MSEHLKRVFAEKKEQDQPAFVTFLTAGFPTRDATVPLMMALEAGGADIIELGVPFSDPIADGPTIQRANTIAIENNVHYSDCLEYVRQARKLGLKVPVIFMGYYNPLIAYGEELAVKDAREAGANGYIIVDLPPEEAIKFRNICQEHSMSYVPLIAPSTSIDRVKFLTSIADSFIYVVSKMGVTGSSAGVAISASLPELVARIRAFTPVPLAVGFGVDNRTHFEFVTSAGSDAVVVGSKIIKLVLDNPDIEKASKEVEYFCREITLHGQNPPPLGRKNGIAQNGNANEEGETKVEPVLPIPEGEVAKPELQVDQPGKLPSRFGLFGGAYVPESLVDCLSELEAAHAEAIKDPKFWKEFEDMFGYINRPSQLYYAERLTEEMGGAKIWLKREDLNHTGSHKINNAVGQILLAKRLGKTRIIAETGAGQHGVATATVCAKFGLQCDIYMGAEDVRRQELNVFRIKMLGGNVIPVTAGSQTLKDAVNEAMREWVTRLEDTHYLIGSAIGPHPFPTIVRDFQRVIGREIKSQMQEQAGKLPDAVVACVGGGSNAIGTFYDFIGDESVRLVGVEAGGHGVDTDLHSATLTKGVIGVVHGASSYIIQSKEGQLVPTHSISAGLDYNSVGPEHSHLKYTGRAEYIVADDTQALKAFKMVTQLEGIIPALESSHGLWGGMQLAKTLPKDKDVVICLSGNGAKDVAEVLLTLKDKKWADKLDWHVAQ, encoded by the exons ATGTCTGAGCATCTGAAAAGAGTATTcgcagagaagaaagaacag GATCAACC TGCATTCGTCACTTTCCTGACTGCAGGATTCCCAACTCGAGATGCCACCGTACCACTCATGATGGCTTTGGAAGCTGGAGGAGCGGATATAATTGAATTGGGTGTACCGTTCAGTGATCCCATTGCGGATGGACCAACTATCCAGAGAGCTAACACT ATCGCGATCGAAAACAATGTTCACTACTCTGATTGTTTGGAATACGTTAGACAAGCTAGGAAGTTAGGATTAAAGGTTCCAGTCATTTTCATGG GCTACTACAACCCCCTTATTGCTTACGGCGAAGAATTAGCTGTGAAAGATGCCAGAGAAGCAGGTGCGAATGGTTACATCATTGTGGATCTTCCACCGGAGGAAGCTATCAAGTTCAGGAATATATGTCAAGAACACAG CATGTCATACGTTCCCCTCATTGCTCCTTCCACGAGTATCGACCGAGTGAAATTCTTGACCTCTATCGCCGATTCATTCATCTATGTTGTTTCCAAG ATGGGTGTTACAGGTTCCTCAGCCGGAGTAGCCATCTCAGCGTCTCTTCCCGAACTGGTAGCTAGGATCAGGGCATTCACACCCGTACCATTAGCGGTAGGATTCGGAGTAGACAATCGAACGCATTTCGAATTCGTTACTTCTGCTGGATCAGATGCCGTGGTAGTCGGTTCAAAAATCATCAAATTGGTATTGGATAATCCCGATATCGAAAAAGCCAGTAAAGAAGTCGAATACTTCTGTAGGGAAATCACACTACATGGTCAGAACCCTCCTCCATTAGGTAGGAAAAACGGTATCGCACAAAACGGCAATGCCAATGAGGAAGGAGAAACAAAGGTTGAACCTGTATTACCTATACCTGAAGGAGAAGTTGCCAAACCTGAATTACAAGTTGACCAACCTGGAAAATTACCTTCTCGATTTGGTCTTTTCGGTGGTGCCTACGTACCGGAATCGTTGGTTGATTGTTTAAGTGAATTGGAAGCTGCTCATGCGGAAGCGATCAAAGATCCCAAGTTTTGGAAAGAATTTGAAGATATGTTTGGATATATCAATAGACCTTCGCAGTTGTATTATGCTGAGAGGTTGACTGAAGAGATGGGAGGTGCTAAAATTTGGTTAAA ACGAGAAGATTTGAATCATACTGGATCGCACAAGATCAACAATGCTGTTGGTCAG ATCCTTCTCGCGAAAAGATTGGGTAAAACTCGAATTATAGCTGAGACTGGTGCGGGTCAACATGGTGTGGCTACTGCTACTGTCTGCGCCAAATTCGGTTTGCAATGTGATATTTACATGGGAGCAGAGGATGTGAGGAGACAGGAGTTGAACGTGTTTAGAATCAAGATGTTGGGTGGTAAT GTTATCCCCGTCACGGCCGGATCACAAACATTGAAAGATGCAGTTAACGAAGCTATGAGAGAATGGGTCACCCGACTTGAAGATACCCATTACCTCATTGGTTCAGCTATAGGTCCTCATCCTTTCCCTACCATCGTGAGAGACTTCCAGAGAGtgattggaagagagatcaAGTCGCAAATGCAAGAGCAAGCTGGTAAATTGCCTGATGCCGTGGTAGCTTGTGTTGGAGGTGGATCGAACGCTATTGGTACTTTCTATGATTTCATTGGGGATGAGAGCGTTAGATTGGTTGGTGTTGAGGCTGGTGGTCATG GTGTGGATACCGACTTACACTCTGCTACACTTACCAAGGGAGTGATCGGTGTGGTCCACGGTGCTTCttcatatatcattcaaAGTAAAGAAGGCCAATTGGTACCTACACATAGTATCAGtgctg GTCTCGATTACAACTCTGTTGGACCTGAACATTCCCACTTGAAATACACCGGTCGAGCTGAATATATCGTCGCTGATGATACtcaagctttgaaagctttcAAGATGGTGACTCAACTCGAAGGTATCATCCCTGCTTTGGAATCTAGTCACGGTCTTTGGGGTGGTATGCAGCTGGCTAAAACGTTACCGAAGGACAAGGATGTTGTTAT CTGTCTAAGTGGTAACGGTGCTAAGGATGTAGCAGAAGTATTATTGACCTTGAAGGATAAGAAATGGGCTGATAAGTTAGATTGGCACGTTGCTCAATAG